A window of Clostridioides sp. ES-S-0010-02 genomic DNA:
AGATAGTAGTGGAAATTCTCAGAACTCAAATAATCAGTAAATGTAAAGTATTACATATAAAAAATTAAGACTTTGTATCAGAAAATGAAATTAACTTTTAGCATATATTCTTTGCCAAGAGTTAATTTCATTTTTTTATAGTAATGTAATAGATAATAATTAATTTTTAAAATTATAAAAGATAAAGCTTATTGCAATCTCTTGTCAATATATTTGTCAATAGAAGTTTTTACAACAGCAGCTACAGGTACTGAAAGAAAAACACCTATAAATCCAAAAAGAGACTGTCCTATTAAAATCGCAGAAATTATCCATATAGCTCCTATTCCAACTTGATTGCCCATAACCTTTGGCTCTATGAAATTTCCATCTAGTTGTTGTAATATAAATATAAATACTATAACCCATATGGTTTTTTGTGGGCTGTATAAAATTGTCATAGCTACTGGAGGTATAGCTCCAATAAATGGCCCTAGATAAGGTATTATATTTGCTAAAAATATTATTGAAGCTAAAAATAAAGCATTTTCTATTCGAATGATAAATTGAAATCCTATAAATGCAATTATACCAATAATGAGAGAGTCTAAAATTCTACCAATTAAATAATCATAAAAAATATCATGAGTAGTTCTAAAAAATTCTATAATGTCATCAGCTTTGTTTCTAGCAGTAGAAGAATATAGCAATCTTTTAAATCCTAATGCAATTTTTTCCTTATCATATATAATATATATAGATAATATAAAGCCCATTACCATACTAAATAGCATAGATGATATGCTAAGTGTATAGATTAAAAGGTTTTTAGGAATTCTACTAATAAAATTACTAGCTTCTTTTAATGCATTATCTAAGCTGTGTTGTATATGAGGAATTAGAGCTTTTAAAAAATCTATGTTTGACATATTTTTTTCTATAAAATTATCTATATAATCACTGTAGATAGGCATTTCATTTATTAATCTATTTAATGTATTGGCTATTGAAGGAATTAGTAATCTAATACCAAAAGCTAAAATAATACCTATCAATATATAAGATAAAAAAATGGATAAAAGCCTATGTGTTTTAAATTTTATTTCAAAAAGCATTACAAGAGGATTTAAAAGCAAAGCGAGTAAAATAGCTAGTAAAAATGGACTAAAAAAACTTAATAATCCTTCAATGCTAGATATAAAATCTGCTGGAGTATTAATAAACTTAAAAAATAAAATTCCAATAAACACGACCATTAAATAATATTTTACATTTTCTTTTGAAATAATAATCACTTCCTTAAAATAGTGTTTAATCAGCTATTACATATTAATAGTATGTGAAAAGAAATTACAATTATTTAGGAAAATTAAATAATTTTTTGGCTTGTTTTTAATTAAGGTCTAGTATAGTATAATAATGTAACAAAATTAATGTTGATAAAAATATTAAATAACATATAATTTAAGATAAGAAAGGATTATGTATGAGAATTAATAAATATATAGCTTCTTGTGGAATTGCATCTAGAAGAAAAGCAGAAGAAATCATTCTTGAAGGAAGAATAAAGGTAAATGGAAATATAGTAAAAGAGCTATCTTTTAATATTGATGAAGAAAAAGATATAGTAGAATTTGATAATAAAGCAGTAAAGCCAAGCGAAAATTATGTCTATATAGTATTGAATAAGCCAGAAGGTTATATAACTACTGTAAAAGATCAGTTTAATAGAGCAAGTGTAATAGATATATTAAAAGGTGTAAAGGAAAGAGTATATCCAATAGGGAGGTTAGATTATGAAACAAGTGGGCTTTTGATACTTACTAATGATGGAGATTTAACATATAAACTTACTCATCCAAAACATGAAATTAATAAAACTTATGTGGCAAGTGTAAAAGGAATTATAAATAAGGATGAAATAAAAAATTTTGAAAAAGGACTAAAAATAGAAGATTATACAACAGCACCTGCTAAAATCAGAGTAACTAAGGAAAATAAAGAAAAGAATTATTCAGTATGCGAAATAACTATACATGAAGGAAGAAATAGACAAGTAAG
This region includes:
- a CDS encoding AI-2E family transporter, which gives rise to MIIISKENVKYYLMVVFIGILFFKFINTPADFISSIEGLLSFFSPFLLAILLALLLNPLVMLFEIKFKTHRLLSIFLSYILIGIILAFGIRLLIPSIANTLNRLINEMPIYSDYIDNFIEKNMSNIDFLKALIPHIQHSLDNALKEASNFISRIPKNLLIYTLSISSMLFSMVMGFILSIYIIYDKEKIALGFKRLLYSSTARNKADDIIEFFRTTHDIFYDYLIGRILDSLIIGIIAFIGFQFIIRIENALFLASIIFLANIIPYLGPFIGAIPPVAMTILYSPQKTIWVIVFIFILQQLDGNFIEPKVMGNQVGIGAIWIISAILIGQSLFGFIGVFLSVPVAAVVKTSIDKYIDKRLQ
- a CDS encoding rRNA pseudouridine synthase, translating into MRINKYIASCGIASRRKAEEIILEGRIKVNGNIVKELSFNIDEEKDIVEFDNKAVKPSENYVYIVLNKPEGYITTVKDQFNRASVIDILKGVKERVYPIGRLDYETSGLLILTNDGDLTYKLTHPKHEINKTYVASVKGIINKDEIKNFEKGLKIEDYTTAPAKIRVTKENKEKNYSVCEITIHEGRNRQVRKMCKAINHPVLNLRRISVGKIVLKDIKVGEYRYLTEDEIKYLKSIK